CGAGTTTATCGGGGGAGAGGCATGCAAGCTGCGTGCCGTGCTATATATGGAACCAAAGGATGGGGGTCGCACACCGAACTGGGTCGTCAGGATGGCCTTCATGCAGGCCATCGCCACCCGGTTCCATGGGTGATGGATGATTCCACTCAGCTCTGGGAAGTGGGAGGGAGGGTGATGACCTCGAAATGGAGACGGGCGGGGTTTGAAAGGATGCCAACGTGTCTTGGAATACCGTCCAGGCGGGAGGGCATGATCACAGAATGTGCACAGGGTTCATTGTGTGTGTGGTTGCACTGCAGCAACAGGTCCATCACGATCACCGTGAATGCCTACTTGGACATGGGCACACGACCATGGCTTTACGCCTGCTTCACAAGGGAGAACAACGGTTGAGAAACTCTAAAATCTGTCCATCAGCGAGACGATGGAGCTCCCCGGTGGCTGATGAGAGGCGCTTGACGAGGCGGATTTCCTTGAGCGTGAGACGCTCTCACCGTCTCTCTGGTCCGCAGGAGGACGGCGACCAGGAAAAAGTATTGAAAGAGAGCAGGGAGGCCGCCCGAGAAGAGGCTCTTTTCCCTTCCCATCCTCTTCTGGCGATTGGGTTTGGGCAAGCGCCGCATGGGAACCCAGCCAACGAGACCGTGAGATGCCCAGCCCTATCGAGCCTTGGGGACCATCCCTGAACGATTCAGGACCAGGCGGCCGGCGTTTGAGGCGCCCAGTCGTCCTGAACGGGGTTGGAGGCGGCGCGCTATCGACAAGCCTCCAGGGAGACGACCTCCCCCCCTTCTCGGCAGATGCCCTGGCTCCATGAGAGTCAATGAgaaggaaggaaaaaaaCCCTCGTGGTTGGCAACGGCACGGGAGTTGAAGAAACCCAACCTTAAATGGGTGCGAGCTGGAATCTACCCTGACGCCCACCTAAAGTGCGAACCTGACCTACCCCTTGACTTGAGTCGAGGCCCGAGTCACAGTGGGGAGCCCACCCCGGAAAAACAGCCCTATGGCGTTAATCCAGTTCACTTTAAGCAGCCACAAGCGAGGTGCTCTCTTTAGTAGTTGGATCTTTGGGGGCTGGAGCCTTGGCTGGCTTACCTTTGGGGCATCTGAGGTGCgttgcgctgcgctgcgctggcAAGGGGGGTCCCATGAATATGCCTCCCCTTCTTTGCTCATGGCTGAACCCGTCGGAACCTACCTACGGCTGGCCTGGGCTGGCCTGGTTCTGATTCTGGTTCTGGATGAGGAAATTCTCCTCcattcctcctccatcaactttcagctcagctcagctcagctcagccctCTCCTATCTGCCGTTCGCTCGCTCGTTCGTTTCAACTTTTGTCGCTCGTTCTCCCACTGGCTTCAATTACTGTGCACTTGCACCTGTTCCCGTCATCTGCTGATACCCGCGCTCAACTGCCCTTCAAACGCGTCTACCGCTGCCGCCTCCCGTCCAGCTGCTGCCCCGCCTACGACCCCAGCGATCCATTGCTCCCCCCAGGCGACCAGGCTTTGCGACAACGGAGCCGGGCTGGCCTTTGCTCGCCGGCAGTTCTGCGAGTTTTGAACGTATTTCTCCTTTGACAATGTTGAGGATCGCGCAACATGGCATATCATGATGAAGCGGGCAGAGAGCCCTATGCGTCCTACGACTCCTACCAGGGCATCACGCGGAGACCCGCGACGAACCAACCTCACCTCAGCCATCGCGTCTCGGCCATGACCGTCTATGCCGACGACAATCCCTATGATCAGCCTCAGCTTCACGGTCGCGAATCCATGGTCTCGCTCGACTCCTTTGCTGGAAACCCAAGCCCTCCCGAGCAAGAATATGGAGGCCACTCATACTCCCCGGGATCTGGATGGTCCGCCTCGTTCGGCTACAACGGGGCCGGGGGCTCGTACGCGCCCGTCTCGGCTGCTGGTCCCCCGCCTTCAAGATTTccttccaaggccaagcgaaTGCCCAGCTATGGCTCTGCCCTGGGACATCCCATCCCCGAGGAGACGCACGATGAGGCGTACGACCTGTCGCTGCTCCAGAGCGCAGCTCCTATGGGCACGTCGGCCCGCTACGACCCGATcgctgaggaggacgacgtTTCACCTGGTTTTGACTTGACGGCCGCACTGGGGCCCATGACCTCCCACGATGAGGAATTTATGAAGAAATTacaggccaaggaggccagCGGAACATTGACCGGAGGCTTGGGACAGGGAATCCAGCCCGACATCAAAGTGCGAGATGCTGATCTCTTGTCCTCGCCCACCATGGTCCAGCGCAGTATTTCGCGCTCATTTTCACGGCGCATCGGGTCTGGTCGAACTGAGGAGATTCGGCAGAGAGGGCAGGATGAGGCCAACCGAAAGGGCGAGGTTATCGAGGTcatcttggaggaggaggggccaGGAGCCGATCTGAGCAGCATGGAGGGACTCAATACCCTGGCCGATGTGGATGACATGCGCCGTTCGACGTTCCcggtcaagaaggagacCAAGACGGAGATTTTCTACCCCCAACCGAATTGGAAGCCCATCTCCATGCGATGGCCATATCTCCTGCTGCTCATCGTGCTCTCAATCGCACTGGCAGTTCTCCAGGAGGTTCTCTTCCATAACTTTGGCAAGACACCCATTATCAAGTTCAAGTCACCCAACGACCTGGACGCGTGGCTTTACTTTGCCGTCAAGTTCCTGCCGACCCTGTGTGCTGTCGCATACGGCGTCTTCTGGCAGTTTACTGATTTTGAAGTCCGCCGTCTGGAGGCCTTTTACCAGTTGTCCAAGCCTGAGGGAGCCTTGGCTTCCAAGTCGATCAATGCCGACTATGtcaccagcttcagcttctggaGGCCATTCCGCGCGCTTAGACTGGGCCACTATGCGGTGGCGCTATCATCGATTGCCTCGACCTTTGCCGTGTCGCTGGTGCCTActtttgctgctgcttctaTCGTGTTAAGGCCTGATCGTAGCCAGCGCATGGATCGTCCGGACGAGCCCAAGGAGATTTTCGTTCATGAAATCTGGTCCCGGCTTCTGACAGGAACCCTGGCCGTTAACGCGGTTCTTGGGTGTGGTCTGCTGTTCGTGTTGCAGTCACGACGGTCAGGCCTGCTGTCTGATGTGAGAGGTATCGCTGGTCTTGCAGGCATGGCTGTCGTGAGCCATATCCTGATGGATTTCAAGGACATGGACACGGCCAAGCACAAGGATATTCACCATAAACTGAAGCGCCGTCGATATATGCTCAGGAACTCGTCTCTTGCGCCGTACGAGGGAAGCAGCGCCAAATTGGAGGTTGATCGTGAGCAAGACGATGGCGCACATCTTTCTGAGCACCCGCACCCAGTGATGTTGCGGCCGATCGGCAGCATCCCCTTCATCATTGGACTGCTGCTCTTTGCAGGCTTCATTCCGACCTTCCTCTTTACTCCTGCGCGCATTGTCACGGACAAGGCTGCTTGGGCGGTGACGGCTCTTGCTGTCATGCTCAAGATGAGCTGGGGCGCCATGGAGACGGCGGTTCGCATGATGGAACCTTACTACATCCTCTCGAAGCGTCGCGCCCACTCGAAGACGCTCACGCTCGATTACACGGCCTTGCCCTTTGCTTACATGCCTCTGCGCGCTCTCCTGAACGGCCACTTTCTGGTCTTTATGGTCGGATTCGGAACCGTCATGGCCGAGTTCTTGACTATTTTGGTGACAAGTCTTGCTACAGTGGATGGACAGGACTTTATCGTGGGGTACAAGGGAATAAATGACCTTGTCAAGGGCCACTCGGaacaggaagaagaagacgggctCAATTCTGGTCAGGAGACTGTACGGTCATTCTACATGACCCTCGGACTCACCCTCTTTATGCTGCTCTACATGTTTGTCGTGGCAACCATGGTCTTCTTCCGGCGACGACATCCCTTCCTGCCACGACAGCCCAACACGATCGCATCAATTCTTGCCTTTATTCACCAGAGCAAGATGTTGTACAACTTTGTGGGGAcggccaagctcaacaacACGCAGATGGCAAAGAAGCTAGACGATGGCAAGACATATGGTCTGGGCTGGTTCACTGGACGTGATGGACAGACGCATTGCGGTGTGGATCAGGAGGAGCTGACGAGCTCATACAAGCACGGCGTGGACTACACAACCATGAACAACCCGTGGAACGCTCAATGGGATGTGCTATAGAAATGGTGGAGTTGGGTCACGTCTCTGGGTGGGCATGGGCCATTTATGACTATGAAAGAACGGATATCATATTATTACATGGATCTATTATGGACAGGGATTTTCTGCATTTATACTTGGACGACTGGGATTGGACTGGATTGGACTAGATGTTTGGCATTGACATATTTCATGCTCTGATACCCTGGGCGTTGTAGTGCATGTGACGCGAGCGGTGCCTTTTGCCATGCAAAGAGTCTTGAAACGTGGTGGACGAAACTAACCTACGGTGAGACTCGGATCATGCTGAGCCGGAGAAAGAGATGAAGAATCAACTCGAGCCCTTTTCCAGCGACACGTGCAAATCTGCAAGATTGATGGGGACTCGTGTCGATCACACACGGCTTCTTTGGACGATGAGTGGGTTTCGGGTTGACGCGTCCATGCCCCGTCATGTTTGAGATTCGTCGACGGTCCATTCACATGCTCTACAACTCTTGTCAGTGACGTTTGCCAGTGGAGAGTCACTAGAGCGCGGGACATGTTGCTCACCGCAGTAATCGGCCATCTCAGGTGAGATGCATGTCAGCGAGAGAAGAACCCCTGACGAGCTTAATCTCCTTCCACCGTACAAGACGGAAGAAAAAGTGCGAAACATTCCTTTTGCGCGGCATTGTCTTGATCTAATTGGCTGGCTGCGAGTTATGCGAGGGGAAAATCTTACCCCTGGATTTTGAGGCTGTGAAGGGCGGGTTTGCATATTGGTGGGGGGAAAGTGAGGGGGGCCACGAGTTTTTGGAATGTTCTAACGAACGAGATGATGAATCTTTGAGGGTGACGGTGTAAGTTCGACGACTGTTGAACTCAATTGGGGATCATCAGGGCAACGGCTGCCGATTACACGAGTGCTAGGCGCCACTGTCAGCAAGGTGAGATCAATTAGCAGAATGCAACGGTGCATTGTATCTGTATGTATTCGCTTGTTCCTATTGCGGATGGCCGCGAGTTGAGAACTCGGTAGAGCCGGATGAGTGACTGAACCGTTTTCTATCAAGTGAGACCTTTCATCTCACAGACAAAGGCTGCTTGCATTCCACCTACTATGCAGTACTCCGTATACTCTTGCTATTGTTGGTTGTCGAGCTCACGATAAAGCTTCTTCTGCGGCCACGCCGACGAGTTCGTATTGATGTTGTTAGTGGCAACAACAGTGCACGAGGTCCAACACGAATACTCCCTCAAGCACACAAGCACACATGTCCTACACAGCCTCCTCCAACTTGCTCATTTTCGCATCTTGAACCTCAATACCAAGCGAATATTCATCTTACTTTGATACGACGGGCTCGCTTGGTCACTGTCTGGGCATACCGTACCGTCTCTTGGGTGGTTTTCTTTAGACTGACCTGAGGGAGCGAGCAAGGGGTCGATGAGGGCCCCCCCTAGTGTGACCTTTCGGGCTTCGGCAGCGTTGGAGGGGGACGAgaagggagggagagggggCTGTGCAAGCCTCCAACTCGGGGTGGTTGCGTGGATTTGCTGGGTCTCGTAAATTAGACAGGAAAACCTGTGACAGGATGACGAAGTGACATCCGTATGCTTTGGGAGACAAGAGtccagcagaagcagcagaaacAACATCTTTGGTGATTGCCGAGCACGCGCCCAGCCTTGGCTGAAGGCCATCTGACCAGAGTCGTTGACACAAAGAGGTCGGGGGGGGGGAAAACCAAGAAACCAAGATCTCTGGCAGCCCACAGCCAGCGATAGCATGGCCGCTATTCGACGCGGCATGCAGTAGACTTGGTCGCCAGCAGCCCAAAACCGGAAATGTCAGAGGCCGGTTGCCGTGGTCGGGCATCTCTTTTGCATCATGGATCAGCACTCGATGCGAATGatgtcgttgttgttgtggttgttgttgcaCATCTTGGAAGAAGCCACTCAGCCCGCCCTCCCCGAActgcagcccagcccagccattGTTATTGCCAAGTTCTGTGCGTCCTTGTTagagttgttgttgtcacCGCAACTCCTAGCCAGCGCAGGTAGTAGATCTGCACTATCGCCAGAGAGAGCCCATCTATTCAATGGATCCTTGAGAGATCTCTTACAATCCTCTGACCTCTTCCAGCGTCTGCCAAACCCGAAACATCCGCTGAGCAATCTCCAGACTACCGATTTCGTACGTGTGCTCGCCCAGCGCCAGGGGGGGTTCCGCGGTCTTTTCCCTGCCCCGGGAGTGACAGGTATCCACCATGTACCTCTTGTTAGAGCGTATACGAGATCCAAGCCGTCACCCTTGCCCCGGGGCCCTTGACTTGTCCTTGTGCCAGCGGCTGGCCTGCATTCCAGGTACCTGCACAGCCCGCTGATTCTCGCGCTAGGGGGGAGCAGCGTCCAAGACATGCTAGCAGCGGTACAAGGTCGTTTTTGGTTTTCTTGGGTTTTTCTTGGGTGTTGAGTGAATACGGATGGTCTCGATACGACGGATGGATCATCATCTTTTTTCTGCTTGCTGACTGAGATGGTTAAATTTGGCCAGGCGTCTGTAGCCCCGTATTCTATTGCCGCTGGCGGATGACTGACTGTCTCTGGTGACTTCTCGTGGCCACACAAAGCAGCTCATGATCTGGAACTACAGTGATCCAACGTTGGCATGAATTCAGCGCAACCAGTGACGGTCCGCCCTGGagcaaagaaaaaagatTCCCTCGCCCAGGAAAAAAAACACTGGGCCATTAATCGCCCTTGTCTTCCTCCCCTATCACACTGCAGAACACAAGACACGGCCAAGCCAATCCGGTCGCTCCCAGCCCCTGCTTCTGGTCCCCATCTTCCACCCCCTGCACGGGCAGGCGACGCACCCGACGCACACGTACCTACGTACCGCAAGCGCAATCATTACCTGTTGGGTACCTTCTTCCACCGTCGGCGCCAATCAATTAGTacctcctccctccctcctgcccccttcccttccagGTCCTCTTACTTGCTGACGCTTCCAGttcgctgctgctggtacCTCTTCCTTCCCATCCTCCTTCCCCCCCACACGCAAACCCATCTCATTCATCATCGAACAGCGACAAACGGGAAAAACCCAACCctatcgacgacgacgcttcCAGCCACGCCTCGTCTCGGAGACGATTTCTCGCCTCGGCCGTTCGCTAGTTTTTCTCTCTCGACTTtattctctttctctttctcttcgtCTTGTTCCGTTTCGTAATTCTCCGCCCGCTCCTCCAGTCGTTCCACGCGGTCTTCCCTCTCGCTTGCAAGTCCGCCGTCTAGAACCACGTCACGCCTCCTGGAAAACGCAAAACAAGCGCCGCCTCTCCCGACCAGACCAGCCTTCGATTTTTGTTTAGCCCGCTTCCCTGTTTTTCGACTCATTCGGACGACTCTCGTCGGCAGTCTTTACGGCCCCATTTCCGAGCGCGACCCgaacgacgacaacaagcCCCCTGTGCGCCTTTACGACCCCCTAACGACAACAACGCCCGACCGGCTGATCTACCAACCATCGCCAGACTACCGATTGAGGAGCATCGGAATTGGCCATCACGATGTGGTCTTGTATAATGAAACCGTTGGCGGTTCTCGCCTCAGTAGCCGCCTTGGCGGCGCCCGTCTCGGGTGAGAAGCTGCTCTATTCCAACTCTCTCAACGCCTGCCAGAAGGAGAACGGTTTCAGTGCCAGTATGTTCCAGGTCACCTTGACGCCAAACAACGGTTCCGCAAGAGTTGTGGCCGCTGCGACTTCGTCCATCCAAGGCAAGGTCATCTTTGACATTCGACTGTCCGCCTACGGCTACCAGTTCCTCCAGAAAGAGTTTGACCCTTGCACCAACAACCTTCCCGGTCTCTGCCCCATGGTTTCTGGCAAGATTCCCTTCAAGTTCAACCTCCCTGTTGGAAAGGAGAACCTCCAGCAAGTTCCTGGAATCGCCTACACTGTCCCCGATCTCGATGCCACCGTCCGTGTTTACGTCAACAGGAGCGACACGAGAGAGTCTGTCGCTTGTGTGGAAGCCGACTTTTCCAATGGAAAGACTGTCGATCTCGTGGGTGTCAAGTGGGCGACTGCCGTCATTGCTGGATTGGGACTTGTCGCCTCTGCCATTGTGTCGGGTGTCGGTCACGCCAACACGGCTGCTCACGTCGCTTCCAACTCTCTCTCGCTTTTCGGTTATTTCCAGGCGCAGGCCATTCTCGGTCTTACCAGCGTTGGACTCCCCCCCATTGTCTCTTCCTGGACTCAGGACTTCCAGTGGTCTATGGGCATTATCAAGGTCGGATTTATGCAGGATATTTTCACTTGGTATCAGAGAGCCACTGGTGGTACCCCCGAATCTATCCTCTACACCGTTGGCTCGATTTCCGTCGAAGTTCAGAAGCGAAGCCTGCAACTTGCCTCCAACAGTGTCGACCTTTTCAAGCGTGGTGCGGCTATGATGCCCCGAGCCATTGTCGACCTCGCCAAGCGTGGAAACATTCAGAACGATGACGGTACATATACCGTCTACGGTATTCAGCGTGTTgccttcaaggccaagattgagTCGACAAACCTGTTCATGACAGGTCTCACCTTCTTTTGCGCCTTTGTTGTCATCACGGTCCTAGCCCTCGCCGCCTTCAAGGGCATCTTGGAGCTCTGCGTTCGCCAGAACTGGATGTCCAAGGACAAGTTCATGGACTTCCGCAACGGCTGGCTCACCATCCTCAAGGGTGTTTTGTTCCGCCTGACCCTAATTGGTTTCCCCCAGATGACTATTCTCTGCCTTTGGGAGTTTACCCAGCGCGACTCGCCGGCCGAAGTTGTCCtggccgtcttcttcctctttggcaTGATCTTCAGTCTTGCCTGGGGTGCCAGCAAGGTTATCCGCATCGCCCGCCGCTCCGTCGCCATGCACCGCAACCCGGCCTACATCCTCTTCTCGGATCCTCAGGCTCTCAACAAGTGGGGTTTCCTCTACGTCCAGTTCCGAGCCTCTGCCTACTACTTCATCGTTCCTATTCTGATCTACACCCTGGTCAAGTCCATGTTTGTGGCCCTGTCCCAGAAGAACAGCGTCGCTCAGGCCATTGGCTTCATTATCATTGAAGTTGGTTACCTGATTGCCGCTTCGGTTCTCCGACCCTGGATGGACAAGCCCACCAACTCGTTCAACATTGCCATTGGTGCCATCAACTTTATTAACGCAATTTTCcttctcatcttctccaacGTCTTTGGCCTGCCCAAGATCgtcgttggtgttgtgggCGTCATTCTCTTCGTCCTCAACGCGGCTTTCGCCCTCATTCTCCTTCTCATGCTTATCGTGTCGACTACCATTGTCTTCTTCCGAAAGAACCCCGATGCGCGGTACCAGTTTATGGCCGATGATCGTGCTTCTTTTATGAAGTCCCAGACCCAGCTCAACACCACTACTGAGCTTGATGCTCTTGCGGCCACCGCTCGAGGCGACAAGACGGGTTACAACAAGCACCTCgaccttgatgaggaggactcGATGTCTTCGGAGAGCCTTCGGAGGCGAGCTGAGATGAACAACCAGTCCCAGTCCTCGTTCCACCGAGGTGATGCTCCTCCCCGATCCCCAGTGAACCCCTCGATGCCTCTGTTCCCTGCCGACGGACGGCCCCAGAGCCCCTTCCGCTCTGCTTCCCCTAGCCCTTACCAACAGTCGGGGTCGCCGCTTGTTCAGCAACGGTCAAACAACAACTCTAGCCCGGGTGGATACCGATCACAGAACAACGCCAGGTGAGTTCGGACAACATCTGCTACTTTTGTACATCATATGCTAATTCAATACAGCCCATGGCAGCGAGGTGCCGGCTATGATCACTAATTGATATAATGCCAGGAGCGTATACCTTTTTGACCAAGGGCTATATCGTCTGCGCCCTTGTTGGGTAGACTTTGCATTCACGCGATTTTCTTGGGTCACGACTGTAGCGGACCCTGGTAATCAATAACACACGACCACGCCAAGACCgtgttttcttttattttggATAGCTTTTTTATCGAAAGCATGACGACGGCGTCTGCGACGAGACTTGGCGTTGGCGAATATCGAAATCTTTGAGCTCAGTACGAGTATTTGCTTTGTGTATATAAACCATATCGGGAAGGGACAAGTAACGGGGGAACATGTTTGTACAGCTGGACTGAGTTGGCTCAGACTAACCAGCTGATTTTCGATAtccgaggaggacgatgtAGTCAAGACATGACTGGCGGCTGGGAAGCATAGCATAGCAGCCCGGTCGGTCATTGTCTCGACCAATACAAAAATATTCCAATACTTGGTTTACTCTACCTTGAGCAAACGATGGTTGTTGAGCATGGGCAACTAAAGGCAAGTCTTGGTCTTGTGATGGGACAAATGGAATCGTGTGAGCTGTTTTGTCTATGAAAAACCTATGGAAGAGTCATCTCAATGACTTGATCGCGCACCAAGAATCTGATCGCGGTGCCCAACTATCTACTAACCAGTATCAAACCGATCATGATAGCGAATGATGTATCCCTCTACACTCACTCACGCCCACCGCAGAAAGAGACAAGAAGGAAACTCAATGAATGCTAAAGCTAACCCAATTCCTAGGCTGATCCTACAAATACAATGATTACTCCATGGAAGAAACGAGGGCCGGCACACACACCAAGGAAACAAAAAAAGACAAGACGGTGCTGCTAgagggaagaagaacaaggggAGACTGCAGGAGGTCTTGTGGTATAAGAGTATTGATACAAGAATGGTATATTGAAGCAAAAGACGAAACAGAAAAGAAAATTGTTGAATTGATCCCACAGAGGGAGGTGTGGTTTGTGTTGTAAACAGATAAAGGAaacggaagaggaggaggactaGAGGTGAGAGGGTGTGATGCTTCTGGCAAAGTTGATGGTTGAGAGAAGCAGGAGAGTGAGTAGAAGGATATGAAAGAGAGATGAaggaaaggaagaagaggacaaaGGAAGAAGTATTTGGTCAGCGCCGTAGGTCGTAGTTTAGcgctgttgttggtgttgtggttGTGTCGGCCCCCCTCCACTTCTAAGATGAAGTGGCTCGTGATGGATGTTTAACGCCCCCCGCCATTTCCCGTTCGTGTTGACTTGCACCGTCCTTTCCCAAATGGAAGTTGTCGCAAATTGTTTCACCGCCCAGCCCCTGCATTGCATTTGCATTGCCTTGCCTGGCCCTGCCACCCTTGCGCCTTTCAAACCAACCTTCTCGACTTGATCGTGCGTGAGCATTTGATTGCGTCTTGTCGTCTCTCACTTTCTCATTTCCATGTCTCTTGGACGTCCTCAAGCTCTGAGCGAGCGCTGAAGAAATAACTAGTGGCGGCAGCCACGTCGATCATCATGCAGGAACCGACCCGCTGAGGAACTTGCATCGCTAAAAGGCAAAGCCTTGCTCCATCAACTTGTCAACATCGCCGCCCGCCGCTTGAACCGCCTTCATGGCCGCCTCGCTCAGCCGTCGCCGTCGCTCCATGGCCTCGCGCTCTCGCCgcgccttggtcttggagctGCCGCTTGGAGCGACGCCCGTCATG
This region of Fusarium falciforme chromosome 5, complete sequence genomic DNA includes:
- a CDS encoding TRP-N domain-containing protein codes for the protein MWSCIMKPLAVLASVAALAAPVSGEKLLYSNSLNACQKENGFSASMFQVTLTPNNGSARVVAAATSSIQGKVIFDIRLSAYGYQFLQKEFDPCTNNLPGLCPMVSGKIPFKFNLPVGKENLQQVPGIAYTVPDLDATVRVYVNRSDTRESVACVEADFSNGKTVDLVGVKWATAVIAGLGLVASAIVSGVGHANTAAHVASNSLSLFGYFQAQAILGLTSVGLPPIVSSWTQDFQWSMGIIKVGFMQDIFTWYQRATGGTPESILYTVGSISVEVQKRSLQLASNSVDLFKRGAAMMPRAIVDLAKRGNIQNDDGTYTVYGIQRVAFKAKIESTNLFMTGLTFFCAFVVITVLALAAFKGILELCVRQNWMSKDKFMDFRNGWLTILKGVLFRLTLIGFPQMTILCLWEFTQRDSPAEVVLAVFFLFGMIFSLAWGASKVIRIARRSVAMHRNPAYILFSDPQALNKWGFLYVQFRASAYYFIVPILIYTLVKSMFVALSQKNSVAQAIGFIIIEVGYLIAASVLRPWMDKPTNSFNIAIGAINFINAIFLLIFSNVFGLPKIVVGVVGVILFVLNAAFALILLLMLIVSTTIVFFRKNPDARYQFMADDRASFMKSQTQLNTTTELDALAATARGDKTGYNKHLDLDEEDSMSSESLRRRAEMNNQSQSSFHRGDAPPRSPVNPSMPLFPADGRPQSPFRSASPSPYQQSGSPLVQQRSNNNSSPGGYRSQNNASPWQRGAGYDH